Proteins encoded within one genomic window of Sphingomonas cannabina:
- a CDS encoding cupin domain-containing protein, which translates to MPTAPDLIATLDLTPHPEGGWYRETIREPSPDGGRDRVTAIYFLLDAGQRSHWHRVDAAEIWLWHAGAPLTLKIDETEYRLGPDVLAGEAPQLLVPPHAWQSAEAGDGWTLVSCIVAPGFDFAGFELAPEGWTPDLPTREPRS; encoded by the coding sequence ATGCCGACCGCCCCGGACCTCATCGCCACCCTCGACCTCACGCCGCATCCCGAAGGCGGCTGGTACCGGGAGACCATCCGCGAGCCTTCGCCCGACGGCGGCCGCGATCGGGTGACGGCGATCTACTTCCTGCTCGACGCCGGCCAGCGCTCGCACTGGCATCGCGTCGACGCGGCTGAGATCTGGCTGTGGCACGCCGGTGCGCCGCTGACGCTCAAGATTGACGAAACCGAGTACCGCCTCGGCCCCGACGTCCTCGCCGGAGAGGCACCGCAGCTGCTGGTCCCGCCGCACGCCTGGCAGTCTGCCGAGGCAGGCGACGGCTGGACGCTGGTGAGCTGCATCGTCGCGCCGGGATTCGACTTCGCCGGCTTCGAGCTCGCGCCGGAAGGCTGGACGCCGGACTTGCCGACTCGGGAGCCGCGTTCCTAA